The Brassica napus cultivar Da-Ae chromosome C7, Da-Ae, whole genome shotgun sequence genomic interval TTGTCTGAAGAGACCTTTCACATCGATGTCTGAAAAAGGGGTTTCCAAGGCTTCTTGCAGACAAATCAAAATGACGAGAATCGAATTGGGGAAAGTGTCTTAAGAGATTTTAAGTTACTGAGCCCGAATCGAGTTTGAAGTTCGAGACTTGCTGAGGTTTGAGAGAAGGATGGACTTGAGGTCTATTGAGTTTTAATCTTCAATTAATTCATTTGTTATagatattcaatattttttgagtttttccaTAAGAGTTTTATTATGGTCTGAACCTTCAAAAATCTAAACTTATGGTCGGTAGTTTtggttaaaaacaaaaatatttaagaagCTGTAATTCCAAAAAACATATatcatttaatcaattaattcaatcaattataaaaaaaactaacattatttcattggtcacacaatatctattaaatgaaaagatgcattgaaatatgtaaactatttatattgtgaaaaaatttttttttgctagaaCTACTTACATTTGGAAACAGAGGGAATATTAATTTGGAAAGGTGCATTTGATATAATATCTGAAaggatttaaaataatttggttttaataaaatttaagatgTTTTATGTGAATTAGAAAAGTTAATATTtgacttatatttttaatttaaaaattccacaaaataatttaaaatcacaaTAGATCTCTTAAAATTGACTATTtcagaatatttttattaactgtaaattttaaatcacaagttcaatcaattttaaatccatgtttgaataACACTCTACATCTTATAATTGAAAACACCTCATTAGTAGATATCTAcgttacatggaaacggaagcgggtacgtggaagcggaagcgATTGGAAGCGCAAAAgcgagatttttaaaaaacttaggaagcgggtacgtgttggaagcgtatccatatatatacatacatatataagattttttttaaaaaaatctataactaaaaacttatatgatttaaatttaaaataaagcatttattcatttataataattttgaaattatttcatattaaaactgtgaaaatacacataaattaaatttaaaataaattattatattaattattttaatattttataattaattgacataatatatttgaatatatgatttatctttaataaaaacctcaacacataaaaataatttatagtattaattttaatattgtattttttttttacggtAATATTGTATATTTCTATTCTCTCTATTCAATACTAATATAGCTTTAGATCCAACTTCGAGAAGTATCTCGCGCGGGCGAAGAAGTcacattgtgtttttttttaaagaacggAAACGTGATTCTAAaacggaatcgtaagcttccaacgtgtttttaaagagaatattttagaagcGAGATTCTGTTAAGTAAGCTTCCACTCGGTTCCGATTCCGATTTCGGTTCCGAAGCTAAGCGGACGTCTGATGCTTCCGTGTAACTTGCACGTAGGTCAATATTTCCTTAACACAGTTTGAAATCGTTTATGTCCAGAAAAATTAAGatgcaataaacaaaaaaggttgacaaaaaaaaagcaagaaacCAATaagtttttcaagaaaattttcAGAAAAAGTTCATATTAGGTTGGTATCATTTTCAGAAGATCACTCTTGTACTTCTTTGTAAGTTGTTAACCCATATGCAGTTTGTGTCGAACCGACAATCATAAGCAGATGAATAGACAGATAGATGGTATATATTGTTCTAAAgagatacaaaatatatatgaattcaAGTTCCAAGAGAAACCATTACACACAACATGACCAGATGAACAGCAAAGAAGGAAAGAGAGTTCAAGTGAAAACACATACAACAACGCAGAACAATCAATGGTTTGCTGCTAAACAACttgagaatcattttttttttttgactaagaCACTGCAGAGGAGACGCCAACACATCTGGAAGCACAGATACTATCACTCCTCACTAGACAAGCTGACCGTTTAACCGGAGTTGCTGCTGCTTTGTCTACTTGTGCCGTCTTCTTTGATGATAACCCAGTCTCTGTGTTTGGAGTCTGTGGAGGTGTAAACACCACTGAAGACGAAGGCAATTGTGCGTGAACCGAATCACCACCCTCGTCCTCTGATGAGCACACCCTCTCTCTGCAACAAAACCAAAGCAGAGTGGGGTTATATATAAGCCTTTGATTCGCTTAAACAGTTTCAACAAGTAGTAACTAACCTTGGAAGTGAAGTGTACTTCCTCTGGATTGGTGGGGAGTTACGTTCCTCCTCATTGTCGTCGTGTTCTTCCAGTCTTGCAAACTCTTGTTTGAACTGGTCAACTCCGCTGGAATGTCAAAACCGATTCACAGTAATCAGACAAAAGTTTCTTTTCCACTAAAAAAACCAAGTTTTTATACGGAGACCTGGTCAAACCTCGGGTACATAAAGTGAGAGTTGATGTtctcttctccttgtagatacTCTTGCAACATCTGTGGATGGTACTCCAAAATCTATTTCAAAGCCACAAATGGAACTAATCAGTTCAAGGGAATTCCTCAAACTCTAGTCCCATTCTAATCTCTATGCATATGTTTTTACTGACCTCTCTGTACATGAGCTCCCTCACATCATCCCGAGTCAACTTCCTCCtttcaaactcaaactcgaGCTTCGAGATAGGTTGCCTCGAAGGTTCGTAGTCCACATTTGCCAATCCTTGAAAATATGGATCAGCCAGTGCCTGAAGAAGGAAGCAAACAAAGGCATCAAGAATCATGaatatgaatgaaaaaaaaaaacaaagttagcTTCAGCTTTTGCTCCTCTTACCTCTTCAGCAGAGGGACGGTCCTTAGGGTCAAAAGCAACTAAACGCTGAAGCAACTTCAGCGCCACAGGATCGATATTGGGGAACTTATGAGTGAAAGGAACAGGATCCTTTCTCCTCATGTTACTCAAATACTTTCTAGCCTTCTCATTCCGAATCTACATTTCCATTACAAACAGACAGCCTCATGACACACAAAACTTATAAAAACTTGCAAACAAAGCAAGTTTGTCTGGGTGAGAGAAGCCTCTTGTATTGCGAGTTAgcttaaacaaaacaaacccTGGATAGAGTAATCGGTGACGGAGTTCCAAGCAGATCCGTGACGAGTTCAAGCTGGTGCACAACGTTTTTGCCAGGAAACAAGGGCTTCCCAGTTAGCATCTCTGCAAATATGCAGCCAACGCTCCACATGTCAATCGCTGGCGTGTACTGCACATACATACCAATTCCATTAGCTCTCACACATTACGCATAAGGCAACCTTATATGGAAAGAGAACAAGCATTTTACGTTGGAATAGAAGGAACCACAGAGCTCTGGAGCACGGTACCATCTTGTAGCAACATAGTCCTTGCAAAACAACATGACAAGACTGGTTACTTAGCAGAAGTACTTAAATCATTTGTAGTCAACTGCATAAAGACATACATACCTCTCTGTTACAGAACAATACACTAACTAATTATTAAAGCATTCACAAACTCTCTGCGtattaaataaatgaattggTAACTGTAAGAGAGATGGATAGAGATGCATACAGTCCAGAAAACGGCAGAAGGGGAATCAGTGAAGGAGACACGAGCAAGTCCCAAATCACAGATCTTGATTTTGCAATCAGCATTAGCCAGGATGTTCTTAGGCTTCAGATCTCTATGGAAAACATGCGCTATAAACACAACAAACAAGGAGCCGAAAGACGATAAGAAACACTGTGATGGACACAAATCACAAGAGCTATCTAGGGGACCAAGAAAACTTACCTGAGTGCATGAATTTTAAGCCACGAAGAAGTTGGTACAAGAAGAATTGATGATGCTGAGGAGTGAGGTCGTCATTTACCTTTAAGACATGGTGAAGATCCGACTCCATCAACTCAAAAACAACATAGATATCCTTGAACTCCTTCCGACAAGGAGGCAGCATGATATGTTTGATCTCCACGATATCAGGATGTTTCAGAAGCCTAAGAAGCTTGATCTCCCTGAGTATCCGTATGGCGTCAGAGACGTGTTCAAAGACATTGGTCATCTTCTTGATAGCAACTTTGCCACCAGTGTGGGGACATTCGGCAGAGGCAACAACACCATAGCTTCCTTTTCCGACAACTTCTTGGATCTGGTATTGGCTTGCTTCACCATACTCCGTGAAAAACTCTTTCTCCAACATGATGATTCTTTTCACTGTTTTAACAAACATTCCCATCATAAACTcaattaaaaacagaaaggaTTGTACTTTGTGTTCAAGAATCTAAGAGACAAACACACAGGAGGTTGATTCAGCtcaaattcaacaaaaaaaaaaacacagaaagGATTGTACTTTCTTTTCAAGAATCTATAATTCAGCTATAATCCCCTAAAGCAAAACATCCACAACAACTAAGAACCCTAgatctacaaaatagaatcaaatTCAAAGAGGAAAGAGCAAAAAGGTCAGACCTTTAGATGAATCTTTGGATCAAAGAGTAATCCACACGAAGAAGCTGCAAGGAGGAAAGATTGATGGATGTCTGTCTGCAAATTCAAAGAATGGCCACAcgcaattatttatatatgaatcgCTTTAAAGACAACCACCAGCTCATTGTAGCTTTTCGTGATTActccattttaattttaacacaTACCTTTTTAAATAAATGACAAGATTACCtttaaaattatcttttttttctaaacgtgtttttaaattaaaaggaaaTAATTTCACAGCAAATGATCAAAGTTAGAtaaaagctaaaaaaaaaaacaagtgtgAAAACAGagaattaaaacaaacaaatggaATAAAAATGCGAGCCATACCATTACCTTATCTTATCTTTTGATTCCCCAAGTTTCATGGAATAATTCAAGACATGTGAACGAGCGAGAGCGAAgatatgatatttatatataaaagtaatggaaggCACGGCCCGCCGCCGATCTGTCTTTTTCATTATTTCTCACCTAACCCTGCAACGACGCCGTTTGTGGAGGATCAAAGTAAGTCCCGAGGAAGTCTCCTCCCCTTGTTCAGCGTTTCCAACTTCTCCCACCATTGTTGACCATCTTTGAAATGGCGTCGTTTCAAGACGGTGCTTAATACAGAACTAAACGATGTCGTTTGATTGCTAGTTCTGACCTTCGATTACTCTATTAATTTTGATTCCGTACATTATTCGTTTTGATTCGACTCAAAAAATCTGGATGTCGATAAGTCTTCGAAAAAAATCAACTATTATAAATCAATATCTATTACAAACAGAtactaacattttaaaaatatgatacctGCTCTTTCTgatttttatacaaataaatatatatctacAATTAAATATAGAATtctatatgtattattttatgttattattatttttagatataatttttaattttatttataaaattacttataaaagtattaaattaagaaaagaaCATAAAGTCTTTAGAGAAACTACAATtttctctttcaaaaaaataaactataatttttctaagaaaattttatgttctataaaatataattaacttaAATTTTTATAGAACACATAATTTCACTAAtcattactttttattttatattatagatattttttgaaaacaaacttgtataccttttttttgtagatttaCTTATATCAAACAAAGTAGATGTGATATCTgtatatccataaatattcgaaaatatttttataaattttgtagatATCCGAAAAACCGGATATCCATTTtcgaaataaaacaaataaaaatggttTTCTCCTAAATAAAACAACAGtgtatgaatattttattttatgatctgatcctaaaatgctacaatgacatatCATTCGATTGTtgtattgttggcacattaggttaattgatGTGTACTTAAACGCTTAATCAATTTGGCGTTATTGTCGGGGAACtaaatagatttgttattaggatttgaaactttcttgagattaagttttattttctcatGCTTTGTTTGGCCTTGTATAGCACATCAAAATTCAAATCAGAGACAATCTTTCAACACAAGACAATCAAATATCATCAAAATGAAGTTTTAAAATGGAATTGTTTTAAAGTGGAATTGCATATACCTTCTAGCTTTCGCTATATATGGAGTAATttcattaaatataatattgaatCAAAACCGGCAGAAAATtgaatgttaaaattataaaccattAATACTTTTAAgccaaatatttttaatcaaaatatataaaacaatctATAGTAAATTTAAGTGAGACTGTAGaactaaaaaagaagaagaaaacattaaaCAACTAACTAAAAATCTTTGTCATGGATCAAATGACTTTTCCTGTATCAGACGATATacttctttttttggtcaataTCAGACAATATACTAAAATCAGTTATTCATCACCAAATGCTCAGTTATCAATACCTTGTTTAT includes:
- the LOC106405998 gene encoding mitogen-activated protein kinase 17 isoform X1, encoding MLEKEFFTEYGEASQYQIQEVVGKGSYGVVASAECPHTGGKVAIKKMTNVFEHVSDAIRILREIKLLRLLKHPDIVEIKHIMLPPCRKEFKDIYVVFELMESDLHHVLKVNDDLTPQHHQFFLYQLLRGLKFMHSAHVFHRDLKPKNILANADCKIKICDLGLARVSFTDSPSAVFWTDYVATRWYRAPELCGSFYSNYTPAIDMWSVGCIFAEMLTGKPLFPGKNVVHQLELVTDLLGTPSPITLSRIRNEKARKYLSNMRRKDPVPFTHKFPNIDPVALKLLQRLVAFDPKDRPSAEEALADPYFQGLANVDYEPSRQPISKLEFEFERRKLTRDDVRELMYREILEYHPQMLQEYLQGEENINSHFMYPSGVDQFKQEFARLEEHDDNEEERNSPPIQRKYTSLPRERVCSSEDEGGDSVHAQLPSSSVVFTPPQTPNTETGLSSKKTAQVDKAAATPVKRSACLVRSDSICASRCVGVSSAVS
- the LOC106405998 gene encoding mitogen-activated protein kinase 17 (The RefSeq protein has 2 substitutions compared to this genomic sequence), producing the protein MLEKEFFTEYGEASQYQIQEVVGKGSYGVVASAECPHTGGKVAIKKMTNVFEHVSDAIRILREIKLLRLLKHPDIVEIKHIMLPPCRKEFKDIYVVFELMESDLHHVLKVNDDLTPQHHQFFLYQLLRGLKFMHSAHVFHRDLKPKNILANADCKIKICDLGLARVSFTDSPSAVFWTDYVATRWYRAPELCGSFYSNYTPAIDMWSVGCIFAEMLTGKPLFPGKNVVHQLELVTDLLGTPSPITLSRIRNEKARKYLSNMRRKDPVPFTHKFPNIDPVALKLLQHLVAFDPKDRPSAEEALADPYFQGLANVDYEPSRQPISKLEFEFERRKLTRDDVRELMYREILEYHPRMLQEYLQGEENINSHFMYPSGVDQFKQEFARLEEHDDNEEERNSPPIQRKYTSLPRERVCSSEDEGGDSVHAQLPSSSVVFTPPQTPNTETGLSSKKTAQVDKAAATPVKRSACLVRSDSICASRCVGVSSAVS